Part of the Catalinimonas alkaloidigena genome is shown below.
GAACGTCGCACATTCCTATCATTCTACTTACTGCCCGCGATACCACAGAACAACAGGTAGAAGGCTTACAGACAGGCGCTGATGCCTACATTGTCAAGCCTTTTCACACCAAATACCTGATGGCACGTGTCAGTCAGCTCTTGCAAAGCCGGCAAATGCTGCGCCAGCATTATCTGGGCAAGGCTTCTGTAGCGGAGCCCCTGGAAATGCCCGAAGGCGTCAACAAGCTGGACAAGAACTTTCTTGATAATTTCAGAGCTATCGTAGATCAAAAGCTCAGTGATCCTGAACTGAGCGTCAATGAGATTGCCAAAGAAGCGGGCCTTTCCCGCGTACAACTGTATCGCAAGGTAAAGGCTTTACTCGGTTTAGGGGTAAACGATTACATCAAACAGTTACGCCTGACTAAAGCCAAAACGCTACTCATGCGGCAGGAGCTGAGTATCTCTGAAATCGCCTATGAAGTGGGGTTCTCTTCCCCCGCCTATTTTTCCACAGTCTTTAAGAATGAGTACCAGCTCTCCCCCTCTGAATACATTCGCAGCACCCCCTCTGCTACCTGATGTATCAAATTTAGAAATGCATGTAACGATTCTGAAAGGCAGTCAAAGGCAGGCTTTATCAAATTATCATTATTTTATAAATAACTGTTTTAAAAACACTGATTATATCATTTTGGTAAATAATAATGCTTCATGTATCAAAATTGAAACAGGTTGATACAGAATCGAATCCCCTTGGCTTGAGGTATGTCTACATTTGAGTACACACAACAACCTACTCATGATAAAAAATGGACATATCCTTTTCTGGTCAGTCACAGTTGCCTTAGGAGGGTTTCTTTTCGGTTTTGACACCGCCGTAATTTCCGGAGCCGAACAAACCATACAGACAGTCTGGCAGCTTAGTAGTGTACAACATGGCCTAACCGTATCCATTGCCCTCATCGGCACAGTGATCGGGGCCCTGTTCGGTGGTATCCCTTCAGATGCATTGGGAAGAAAGAAAACCTTATTCTGGATTGCTGTGCTTTATCTGGTATCCGCTTTAGGTTCGGCCCTGGCTACGGATTGGTTCCTATTCCTGTTTTTCAGATTTATCGGTGGTTTAGGCGTTGGAGCGTCTTCGGTAGCCGCGCCCATGTATATCTCTGAAATCTCTCCTCCCAAGTCAAGGGGTAGGCTGGTAGCACTTTTTCAGTTTAATGTAGTGTTTGGCATCCTGATCGCCTACTTCTCCAATTACTTGATAGGAACCATATGGGATCTATCCTGGCGGTGGATGCTGGGAGTGGAAGCCTTCCCTGCACTGATCTTCCTCATCCTGGTATTATTTGTTCCGGAGAGTCCCCGCTGGCTGATTACCAAAACAGGAAATCTGGCCGACGCGCTAAAAACGCTTAAGATTAGTAATCCCGAAGGTGCGGTCGCGGAAATGAAAGCGATACAAAACGCCGCAGAGATAGACAGCGCTGCTACCAGAGTACCTTTCTTCTCTAAGAAGTACAGCTTCCCCATTACGCTGGCAATACTCTTTGCCATGTTCAATCAGTTGTCGGGGATCAATGCTATCATCTACTACGCTCCTCGAATTTTTGTGATGACAGGTTTGGGTACGGAAGCTTCCTTACTTTCCACCGCAGGGATCGGCATCACCAACTTTGCCGCTACCTTATTAGCCATGAATTTCATTGACCGGGTGGGCAGACGTAAACTCATGCTCATTGGATCTTTCGGGCTCATCATCACCCTGGGTTTAGTTTCTTACTCTTTTTTCACTGAATCTTTTGGAGGCATGTGGGTGCCCATCTATCTCTTCCTGTATATCGCCTTCTTCGCCTTTTCCCAGGGTGCAGTGATTTGGGTATTTATTTCCGAGATCTTCCCCAACCGCGTAAGGGCCTATGGCCAGTGTCTGGGTAGCTTCACCCACTGGCTGATGGCTGCGATCATTGCTTTCATCTTTCCGATCATCGCCGAAGCGCTGGGAGGGGGCGTAACCTTTCTGCTGTTCAGTGGCATGATGGTATTACAGCTTCTTTTTGTCATTAAAATGATGCCCGAAACAAACGGAATGTCTTTAGAAGAAATGGAAACCAGCCTACATTATGAAAAAGTATAATCACAAAAAATCTGTACTCTGCTTTGGAGAAATGCTCTTTGACATCTTTCCAGATGGCAGACTGCCCGGCGGGGCTCCCATGAATGTAGCCCTTCACCTGCAGCAACACCAGATCCCTACCCACTTCGTCTCCCGGCTAGGAGAGGATGAAGAAGGGGAAGCTCTGCTCAGATATCTGGATGAAAGGGGGCTCTCTACCCAATGGATACAAAAAGACGAGAAATACCCCAGCGGGAAAGTGTATGCCGATGTCAGCAAATCGGAGGATGTGAGTTATGAGATCGTTTATCCTTCCGCCTGGGATTTTATAGAGACAACCGATGCGCTGAAGGATGCTGCTAAATCTTCAGAGGTATTCCTGTACGGTAGTCTGGCAGCACGCGGAGAAACCTCAAGAGCTACTTTGCTGGAACTCCTCTCTCTGGCCAGGACCAAAGTGTTTGATGTCAACCTTCGCAAACCTTTTTATGATGCCGAGCTTATCCAACTTCTTCTAGAGCAAGCCAATATCGTCAAACTCAACGATGAGGAACTGTCCCTGCTTGTTCAATGGTATTTGGGCAAAGAAGCATCAGAAATGCATGATGATGACATTTTTCATCTGGCAGAAAAGTTCAGCCTGGAAACAGTCTGTGTAACCCAGGGCAGCAAGGGCGCCAGTTTGCTTAGCGATGGTATACTCCATTTCCAGAAAGGCTACCAGGTAAGCGTAGCGGATACGGTAGGCAGCGGAGATGCTTTTCTTGGCGCTTTTCTAAGCCAGATGCTCAATAATAAAAGTGCACAGGAATGCCTGCAATATGGTTGTGCCGCAGGTGCATATGTGGCTTCTCAAAAAGGAGCGACACCCAAGGTCAACACCCAGATTGTCAGAGATTATTTCAAATAATATCGCTAAGCTATTATGAGAGCAAGCATCACAAGCGGATGAAATGACATTCAAAGAATGTTGCTCATCATTAACCTTAATTCTTATCAACAACTTATAAACTACACTTATTATGAAAAAGCAAGCTTTACACAAAATGCTGCAAAAGTACGGTGGCCTGCTGGTCATTTGTCTACTTTTTAGCTTCAACCAAAGCTGGGCACAAACCACTACAGTTTCCGGCACTGTGACCGATGAAAACAATGAAGGCCTCCCCGGAGTCAACGTACTGATTAAAGGGACCAGTCAGGGTACGGTTACTGATATCATGGGACAATACAGCCTGGGGGGAGTTTCCGCCAGTGACACGCTTCTTTTTACCTCGGTAGGTTATGCTTCTCAGACTATCCTGGTAGGTAACCAAACTACCATTGATGTCAACCTGCAGGAAGACGTGCAGTCGCTACAGGAAGTGGTGGTGGTAGGTTATACCGCCGAAAGAAAAGTAGACCTTACAGGTGCTGTGGCTGTGGTAGAATTAGAGCCGCTGAAAGGGCAAAGCATGAGCTCCGGCAATCCGGCCCAGGCCTTGCAGGGAAGAGTACCCGGCCTGTACATTGAACGCTCAGGCGATCCTACCGGTACCAATCAGCAGATTCTGATCCGGGGAGCCAATACCCTGGGTGATAATAATCCCTTGTATATCATTGATGGTGTGCCTACCACCCGTCCTGAAGTGTTTGCCAGCCTCAACCCCAGCGTCATTGAATCAGTGCAGGTATTGAAGGATGCTTCCGCTGCTTCCATTTATGGTTCACGAGCCTCTAATGGCGTGCTGATCGTTTCTACCCGAAACAGTGTAAAAGGTGGTGACAAAAAGTTCAGTGTACAGTTTAACTCTAATGTTTCCGCACTTTCAGAAAGACAGCAGCGCTTTGATATGCTGGATGCGGTAGGGAGAGGCAGAGCACTGTGGCAGGCTTCTGTGAATGACCGTACTGACCCCGCCGGGGGTTATGGTGAAATCTATGATTTTGACTGGAACGGAGATTATGATAACCCTGTGCTTAACAATGTATCGGTAAGGCCATATGTAGGAGGTGACGAAAATGTACCTGCCGGAGATACCGACTGGCAGGATGTGATGTACGGAACCGGCTATGTATACAATAACGACCTGACTGTATCGGGAGGAACAGAAAACGCTTTTCTACTGGCTAACATTGGCTACCTGAAAAATACCGGAACACTGGCCTATACCAATTACGATCGTTATACCGCCAAGCTCAATTCTAATTTCAATTTGTTTGATAATGTATTGAATTTTGGCGTAAATACGCAGTTTGCTTCTTCCAATGAGACGCTGGCCTCTCCCGATGTGGGTTCTGCTCCCACTCCCGGCCTGGCAGTAACGCTGGCCCCTACCATTCCTATCTATACGGCTGACGGAGATTTTGCCGGACCATTGGGTTCAGGCTATTCTGACCGTAACAACCCCTTGCTGATGCAATACATCAACCGCTGGGACAACACACATCGGAATTCTTTCCTGGGAAATGTATTTGCTCAGATTGGCATAGCCGAGGGCCTGAACTTCAGAACGAGCCTGGGCGTAGATTACAACCAGATTAGTGTCAAAAACATAGAGCCCCGCGTATCCAATGGCTTTATTTCCAGAACTATAAACAGCTTAAACCAGATAGAAGATGATTACCTCAGCCTGACTTTTTCTAATACACTTACCTATAATCTGGAGCTAGGCGACCACAACTTTGATTTTCTGGTGGGTACGGAAGCTGTGAAAACCGACCTGACGTTTCTCTCATCCAGCGCGCAGGAGTTTGCTATTGAAACCGAAGATTTCTTTGTGCTCAATGCCGCTACCGGGCTAAGAAACAATACAGGAGACGCTACCGGTAGCCGCCTCTTATCGCAATTTGGTAAGATCAACTATCGCTTTCAGGATAAATACCTGGCTTCCGTTACCCTCCGGAGAGATGGCTCTTCAAGATTTGGCGCCAACAAGCGGTACGGAATTTTTCCGGCAGCGACAGTGGGTTGGAGAATTGACCAGGAAGGCTTCATGAGCGATCAGGAAATCTTCACCCAACTTAAGTTGAGAGCCGGTTATGGCGAAGTAGGTAACCAGTCTATCGGTGACCTGTCCCGCTTCGGCCTATTTGCGCCCCGCTACGGACTGACCCAGGAGCAGGTACGCCGCACGGGCTTCTTCTTTGACCAGTTCTACAATGTAGGAACCGCTTACGATCTGGCAGGAAACAATACCGGGACACTGCCTTCCGGCTTCGTGTCCATACAGGGAGCTAATCCCGATCTACAGTGGGAAACCACCACTGAAGTTAACGTAGGTATTGATTTTGGCTTATTCACCCAAAAGTTGCAGGGTTCATTTGATTACTACACCCGGGAAACTACCAACATATTGATTACACCCCCGGTAGCCTCAGCGGCAGGTGAAGGGGTGCTGCG
Proteins encoded:
- a CDS encoding carbohydrate kinase family protein, which codes for MKKYNHKKSVLCFGEMLFDIFPDGRLPGGAPMNVALHLQQHQIPTHFVSRLGEDEEGEALLRYLDERGLSTQWIQKDEKYPSGKVYADVSKSEDVSYEIVYPSAWDFIETTDALKDAAKSSEVFLYGSLAARGETSRATLLELLSLARTKVFDVNLRKPFYDAELIQLLLEQANIVKLNDEELSLLVQWYLGKEASEMHDDDIFHLAEKFSLETVCVTQGSKGASLLSDGILHFQKGYQVSVADTVGSGDAFLGAFLSQMLNNKSAQECLQYGCAAGAYVASQKGATPKVNTQIVRDYFK
- a CDS encoding sugar porter family MFS transporter, giving the protein MIKNGHILFWSVTVALGGFLFGFDTAVISGAEQTIQTVWQLSSVQHGLTVSIALIGTVIGALFGGIPSDALGRKKTLFWIAVLYLVSALGSALATDWFLFLFFRFIGGLGVGASSVAAPMYISEISPPKSRGRLVALFQFNVVFGILIAYFSNYLIGTIWDLSWRWMLGVEAFPALIFLILVLFVPESPRWLITKTGNLADALKTLKISNPEGAVAEMKAIQNAAEIDSAATRVPFFSKKYSFPITLAILFAMFNQLSGINAIIYYAPRIFVMTGLGTEASLLSTAGIGITNFAATLLAMNFIDRVGRRKLMLIGSFGLIITLGLVSYSFFTESFGGMWVPIYLFLYIAFFAFSQGAVIWVFISEIFPNRVRAYGQCLGSFTHWLMAAIIAFIFPIIAEALGGGVTFLLFSGMMVLQLLFVIKMMPETNGMSLEEMETSLHYEKV
- a CDS encoding SusC/RagA family TonB-linked outer membrane protein, which gives rise to MKKQALHKMLQKYGGLLVICLLFSFNQSWAQTTTVSGTVTDENNEGLPGVNVLIKGTSQGTVTDIMGQYSLGGVSASDTLLFTSVGYASQTILVGNQTTIDVNLQEDVQSLQEVVVVGYTAERKVDLTGAVAVVELEPLKGQSMSSGNPAQALQGRVPGLYIERSGDPTGTNQQILIRGANTLGDNNPLYIIDGVPTTRPEVFASLNPSVIESVQVLKDASAASIYGSRASNGVLIVSTRNSVKGGDKKFSVQFNSNVSALSERQQRFDMLDAVGRGRALWQASVNDRTDPAGGYGEIYDFDWNGDYDNPVLNNVSVRPYVGGDENVPAGDTDWQDVMYGTGYVYNNDLTVSGGTENAFLLANIGYLKNTGTLAYTNYDRYTAKLNSNFNLFDNVLNFGVNTQFASSNETLASPDVGSAPTPGLAVTLAPTIPIYTADGDFAGPLGSGYSDRNNPLLMQYINRWDNTHRNSFLGNVFAQIGIAEGLNFRTSLGVDYNQISVKNIEPRVSNGFISRTINSLNQIEDDYLSLTFSNTLTYNLELGDHNFDFLVGTEAVKTDLTFLSSSAQEFAIETEDFFVLNAATGLRNNTGDATGSRLLSQFGKINYRFQDKYLASVTLRRDGSSRFGANKRYGIFPAATVGWRIDQEGFMSDQEIFTQLKLRAGYGEVGNQSIGDLSRFGLFAPRYGLTQEQVRRTGFFFDQFYNVGTAYDLAGNNTGTLPSGFVSIQGANPDLQWETTTEVNVGIDFGLFTQKLQGSFDYYTRETTNILITPPVASAAGEGVLRTLNGATVENQGWEFALGYTDELESGLTYTISTNFSSFRDEITVLPEEVRTGFAGNAEQDILGESQFSIFGFRTDGLFQNEEEVNAHATQVGAAPGRIRYVDLNEDGVVNALDQEYFGTTLPKLEYALSINMAYRGFDLSLFGSGVSGRRGFDNYIFLNEFIRGRDNVGPGTLDAWTPQNTGSSIPALTLSDGNNETRTSDYLFVNNSYFKLRNLSIGYSLSDGVLENLGPVSNLRLYLQAENLFWFKSSEFGGPDPERRDINAIPVPSVYSIGLNVSL